One window of the Rosa rugosa chromosome 3, drRosRugo1.1, whole genome shotgun sequence genome contains the following:
- the LOC133737561 gene encoding protein FAR1-RELATED SEQUENCE 5-like, with translation MENKDDEFFYQHCSNTENEQRGCEDDAIGGETNEEPEYDIQEPSDAKHVDSGLEGLCILDGKKQAEENEWLKDLYNLREKWAQIYGRSNFVQNLILCEWVVHYERALVDRREKKRLAEVATTQRKRKLLSNWKVEVEAAKMYTKASFNCFQEEFRKCLDLILELESDDGRIETYVVQRPGNPNLRRSVIYSPSNQSVNCSCKRFQFEGILCAHALKLFRELGLSTLPSKYYLKRWRRDARQGIDFECYGQANFSDRSASSALQYSHLSHIAQRIVAKGANDKQSPTLVESKLLALEAELDGNLSIGQEHETNGDIDSDDQVNENNTNLVLRDPKVKRHRRRGKGKRNNDLGSNKQSKKRSSSVRQEQEDGPVPPKEKNVSVSKKMKAPSKRKDSQEPNSYEHEKSGPSNSYEHVQEQEDAPVPPKEQNVSVSKKRKAPSKRKC, from the exons ATGGAAAATAAAGACGATGAATTTTTTTATCAGCATTGTAGTAACACTGAGAATGAGCAAAGAGGATGTGAAGATGATGCGATTGGTGGTGAGACTAATGAGGAACCTGAATACGATATTCAAGAGCCCAGTGATGCTAAACATGTGGATTCTGGTTTAGAAGGTTTATGTATCTTGGATGGTAAGAAGCAAGCAGAAG aaaatgagTGGCTAAAAGACTTGTATAACTTGCGTGAGAAGTGGGCACAAATCTATGGCCGATCCAATTTTGTGCAG AACCTTATTCTTTGTGAGTGGGTCGTACACTATGAGCGTGCTTTAGTTGATCGAAGAGAAAAGAAGAGGCTCGCGGAAGTTGCAACTACACAAAGAAAGCGAAAACTTCTGTCTAATTGGAAAGTGGAGGTTGAAGCAGCAAAGATGTACACAAAAGCGAGTTTCAATTGTTTTCAAGAAGAGTTTCGAAAATGTTTGGACTTGATACTGGAATTAGAGAGTGATGATGGGAGAATAGAAACATATGTGGTTCAAAGACCAGGGAATCCAAACTTGAGAAGGTCAGTCATCTATTCCCCTTCAAATCAGTCAGTTAATTGTAGTTGTAAGAGATTTCAATTTGAAGGGATTCTTTGTGCACATGCATTAAAATTATTCCGTGAGTTAGGCTTGTCAACGTTACCATCCAAGTACTATTTAAAAAGATGGAGACGAGATGCTAGACAAGGAATTGATTTTGAATGTTATGGGCAAGCAAATTTTAGTGATCGGAGCGCATCTTCTGCACTCCAATATAGTCACTTGTCTCATATAGCACAAAGAATTGTAGCAAAAGGTGCAAATGATAAGCAATCACCCACTTTGGTGGAGTCTAAATTGTTGGCGTTGGAGGCAGAATTGGATGGCAATTTATCCATTGGACAAGAACATGAAACAAATGGTGATATAGATTCAGACGATCAAGTGAATGAAAATAATACAAATTTGGTTTTGCGTGATCCAAAAGTTAAGAGGCATAGAAGGCGCGGTAAAGGTAAGAGAAATAATGATTTGGGATCTAACAAGCAATCAAAAAAGAGATCTTCATCAGTACGGCAGGAACAAGAGGATGGTCCAGTACCccctaaagaaaaaaatgtctctgtatcaaagaaaatgaaagctCCATCTAAAAGAAAAG ATTCTCAGGAACCCAACTCATATGAACATGAGAAGAGTGGCCCTTCAAATTCATATGAACATGTTCAGGAACAAGAGGATGCTCCAGTACCCCCTAAAGAACAAAATGTATCTGTATCAAAGAAAAGGAAAGCTCCATCTAAAAGAAAATGTTAG
- the LOC133740726 gene encoding uncharacterized protein LOC133740726 isoform X1, translated as MGSVTEEELVQMVTDFIESSESVPDSLSSPKSPRQSKSLTLQEIIWKATHHENEILDKISIYLRDIESMIDQPKNLKNKWVVMKLKMDGYEASLCKTSWVSSVKLPKVYEFTDDYEYVDVMMKDNNLLKVTRLIVDMDFKSQFELARPSPSYKELKDILPDIFVGTEEKLDKVISLVCSAAKKSLKKMGLHVPPWRKAPYMQSKWLSKDCKKISISPTNMELGIISQMH; from the exons ATGGGAAGCGTCACTGAGGAAGAGCTGGTTCAAATGGTGACAGACTTCATTGAATCTTCAGAGTCAGTTCCTGACTCATTATCTTCTCCCAAATCCCCTCGTCAATCCAAGTCTCTAACTCTACAG GAGATAATATGGAAGGCAACACATCATGAGAATGAGATACTTGACAAAATATCAATTTATTTGAGGGACATAGAGAGTATGATTGATCAACCCAAGAATCTGAAGAACAAATGGGTTGTGATGAAACTGAAAATGGATGGTTATGAAGCCTCTCTTTGTAAAACTTCATGGGTTTCTTCTGTTAAACTCCCCAAAG TTTATGAATTTACAGATGACTATGAATATGTTGATGTTATGATGAAGGACAACAATTTACTCAAGGTGACAAGGCTAATAGTGGACATGGATTTCAAGTCACAATTTGAGCTTGCAAGACCATCACCAAGCTACAAAGAGCTGAAAGACATTTTGCCAGACATTTTTGTTGGGACTGAAGAAAAACTTGACAAAGTCATATCTCTGGTTTGCTCAGCTGCGAAGAAATCTCTCAAGAAAATGGGTCTTCATGTTCCTCCATGGAGAAAAGCCCCctacatgcaatccaagtggCTCTCCAAAGATTGCAAGAAAATCTCAATCTCACCCACAAACATGGAATTGGGTATCATCTCGCAAATGCACTAG
- the LOC133740726 gene encoding uncharacterized protein LOC133740726 isoform X2, whose product MGSVTEEELVQMVTDFIESSESVPDSLSSPKSPRQSKSLTLQEIIWKATHHENEILDKISIYLRDIESMIDQPKNLKNKWVVMKLKMDGYEASLCKTSWVSSVKLPKDDYEYVDVMMKDNNLLKVTRLIVDMDFKSQFELARPSPSYKELKDILPDIFVGTEEKLDKVISLVCSAAKKSLKKMGLHVPPWRKAPYMQSKWLSKDCKKISISPTNMELGIISQMH is encoded by the exons ATGGGAAGCGTCACTGAGGAAGAGCTGGTTCAAATGGTGACAGACTTCATTGAATCTTCAGAGTCAGTTCCTGACTCATTATCTTCTCCCAAATCCCCTCGTCAATCCAAGTCTCTAACTCTACAG GAGATAATATGGAAGGCAACACATCATGAGAATGAGATACTTGACAAAATATCAATTTATTTGAGGGACATAGAGAGTATGATTGATCAACCCAAGAATCTGAAGAACAAATGGGTTGTGATGAAACTGAAAATGGATGGTTATGAAGCCTCTCTTTGTAAAACTTCATGGGTTTCTTCTGTTAAACTCCCCAAAG ATGACTATGAATATGTTGATGTTATGATGAAGGACAACAATTTACTCAAGGTGACAAGGCTAATAGTGGACATGGATTTCAAGTCACAATTTGAGCTTGCAAGACCATCACCAAGCTACAAAGAGCTGAAAGACATTTTGCCAGACATTTTTGTTGGGACTGAAGAAAAACTTGACAAAGTCATATCTCTGGTTTGCTCAGCTGCGAAGAAATCTCTCAAGAAAATGGGTCTTCATGTTCCTCCATGGAGAAAAGCCCCctacatgcaatccaagtggCTCTCCAAAGATTGCAAGAAAATCTCAATCTCACCCACAAACATGGAATTGGGTATCATCTCGCAAATGCACTAG